The following are encoded in a window of Bacillus sp. SORGH_AS_0510 genomic DNA:
- a CDS encoding efflux RND transporter periplasmic adaptor subunit, producing the protein MNTKQKKKSKKKIVIWSIVGIIVASMISAVFFTPKGLGNVEKEKAQTGDITTYYSFSGAVEAKNRKTITSEEAIQIKEIKVKVGDQIKNGDVLVITKQGDKIKATLDGEISKIHVEKNTQVMAGAQLLDIVNYSVLQTNVKVDEYDLKYLKVGQEVNVTINALEKEIKGTVSTISKEATNENGVSYFTATIDLAKDEAIKVGMSTEAKILKQHAKGVVTLSMKAIQFDSKNKPYVVIPLEKGMTKKKYVQPGMNDGTTIEIKDGVSVGDEVIISTADKEVSHADMMQGGN; encoded by the coding sequence ATGAATACAAAGCAAAAAAAGAAGAGCAAGAAAAAGATCGTGATTTGGTCGATTGTAGGGATCATTGTTGCCTCAATGATTTCAGCGGTGTTTTTTACGCCGAAGGGATTAGGCAACGTTGAAAAAGAAAAAGCACAAACGGGTGACATTACTACCTATTACAGCTTTTCCGGAGCAGTAGAAGCAAAAAACAGGAAGACAATTACGAGTGAAGAGGCCATTCAAATTAAAGAAATTAAAGTTAAAGTTGGCGACCAAATAAAAAATGGAGACGTATTGGTGATAACGAAACAGGGAGACAAAATAAAGGCTACATTAGACGGGGAGATTTCGAAAATCCATGTGGAGAAAAACACGCAGGTGATGGCTGGGGCCCAACTGCTCGATATCGTTAACTATTCGGTTTTACAAACAAACGTAAAGGTAGATGAATACGACCTAAAATATTTAAAAGTAGGTCAAGAGGTCAATGTAACAATCAATGCGCTTGAAAAAGAAATAAAAGGAACAGTTTCTACCATTTCAAAAGAAGCAACCAATGAAAATGGGGTTTCCTATTTTACCGCAACCATTGATCTTGCTAAAGACGAAGCAATCAAAGTCGGAATGAGTACAGAGGCGAAAATATTAAAGCAACATGCAAAGGGTGTAGTTACCTTATCCATGAAAGCCATTCAATTTGATAGTAAAAATAAACCGTACGTAGTCATTCCATTAGAAAAAGGAATGACGAAGAAAAAGTATGTTCAACCCGGTATGAACGACGGAACGACGATTGAGATAAAAGATGGAGTAAGTGTTGGTGACGAGGTCATCATTTCAACTGCTGATAAAGAGGTTTCTCATGCAGACATGATGCAGGGAGGGAACTAA
- a CDS encoding DUF6010 family protein translates to MNSNLRNIVTGVLLALLTIRLFYTFTMPVSYQLFTLFLAYTACVYAGAALSDSRIKWISVEFAVSLVLFNFALLGLLYSPIWVGVGFILHGIWDMLHHPKLIKTSVVRWFPPLCAVFDFIVAFFIMRFY, encoded by the coding sequence ATGAATTCAAATTTAAGAAATATAGTTACAGGTGTGCTATTAGCATTGCTAACTATTAGATTGTTTTACACATTTACAATGCCGGTATCGTATCAATTATTTACTCTTTTTCTTGCTTATACAGCGTGCGTTTATGCAGGAGCTGCACTGTCAGATTCACGCATAAAATGGATATCTGTTGAATTTGCAGTGTCGTTGGTGCTTTTTAATTTTGCCTTATTGGGCTTGCTGTACTCTCCTATTTGGGTTGGGGTAGGCTTCATTCTTCACGGAATATGGGATATGCTACACCATCCTAAATTGATAAAAACGAGTGTTGTAAGGTGGTTTCCACCATTGTGTGCTGTGTTTGATTTTATTGTGGCTTTTTTCATCATGAGGTTTTATTAA
- a CDS encoding response regulator transcription factor: MEILLVDDHRSVVEGTKMLIEAEPDMNVTIETDVYCVPDLVRLKTFDVILFDLYMPNINGADLTRKVLEDVPDAVILIYSGFDIAPHFNLLMDSGVSGFVAKTSTREQLVQSIRSAARKEAIVPMHLLKQLRRQEIVVQGDKTNEKTTIGKKEETLLRELAKGHSNKEISKTLLISQRSLEYSLTELFQKLNVNSRVEAIKKSKALGILPNEDLY; this comes from the coding sequence ATGGAAATATTGTTGGTTGATGATCATCGGTCAGTCGTCGAAGGGACAAAAATGTTGATAGAGGCAGAGCCGGATATGAATGTTACCATTGAAACGGACGTGTATTGTGTCCCAGACTTAGTTCGTTTGAAGACATTTGATGTGATTCTTTTTGACTTGTATATGCCTAATATCAATGGGGCTGATTTAACACGGAAAGTGCTCGAGGATGTTCCCGATGCCGTGATATTAATCTATTCCGGATTTGATATTGCCCCGCATTTTAATTTGCTGATGGATTCAGGGGTATCCGGTTTTGTTGCGAAAACATCAACACGGGAGCAATTGGTTCAGTCCATTCGCAGTGCAGCAAGGAAGGAAGCCATCGTTCCTATGCATCTATTAAAACAGCTTAGACGTCAGGAGATTGTGGTTCAAGGGGATAAGACAAATGAAAAGACCACGATAGGTAAAAAGGAAGAAACACTACTCCGCGAATTGGCAAAGGGACATAGTAACAAAGAGATATCTAAAACACTATTAATTAGTCAGCGATCATTAGAATACAGTTTGACAGAACTATTTCAAAAACTAAATGTGAATTCCCGGGTGGAAGCCATTAAAAAGTCTAAAGCTTTAGGTATTTTACCAAATGAAGATTTATATTAA
- a CDS encoding PAS domain S-box protein encodes MDKGQNYNSSDDVLSEGVKYKIIADNMTDAIVMVDNKSIVRYVSPSIESLVGYTIDQYEGMDAFNIIHPEDRDYVRSKHLQVVQTKMQVTLEYRVIHSQGSTLYAETKVKPVLDSFGNVKYVVAVVRDVTERKMAEQLLENILESVNAAVWSTDKDFSYLTFCSESIEKISGIPRHELMNRPIRMHDHIHPDDNRMLMGEAKETLDKGLPVNKLIRFIHMEKETKWGQLIVQPYLDKTGAVERLDSIILDITEKKRSELVIEESEQRYKSLFENNLDGVFSIDLQANFVNANQAFEKITGIQMEQLPDRCFIGLIHDEDHLPVFQVLSDVIQRREPGDVECRIVRSTIGERIVHITFVPIFLFGELNGVHGIVKDITERKQEERELILSEERYKTLQQSINRFSNDLANVMKVSDLESRLIDEVQSVLPVTDASIEEIPRGQEPYDGDLHEKWIKIGEKEQLIYLRIRFKEVLLKMEEEWLETAVHYVTILYDNLQFIEDLMKRMEDLATYNETPKWMLRLLFRLSEKERASLSSDLHDTVLQDLIIWYRKLESLRSTSLLNKEIKEELVQIEEGLLDAIHQIRITCNELRPPFLLKMGLVESLKSLFSYARMFSNYEIEFDSVSMQTSLHEDQILGIYRIVQELLNNATKHSKASKVTMKLASNQEKVYFSYDDNGVGVDLSGMEGSFKHMGIAGIENRVLSLDGEISVHSATGQGFHVNITLPTTTKQKGDYYGNIVG; translated from the coding sequence GTGGATAAAGGTCAGAATTACAATAGCAGTGATGATGTTCTAAGTGAGGGTGTAAAGTACAAAATTATCGCCGATAACATGACAGATGCGATCGTCATGGTTGATAATAAATCAATTGTCCGATATGTTTCGCCATCCATAGAATCGTTAGTAGGTTACACCATTGACCAATACGAGGGGATGGATGCATTTAATATCATTCATCCAGAAGACAGAGACTATGTTCGGTCCAAACATCTTCAGGTGGTTCAAACGAAGATGCAAGTCACATTGGAATATCGCGTGATCCATTCCCAGGGGTCTACCCTGTATGCTGAAACAAAAGTCAAACCCGTACTAGATAGTTTTGGGAATGTAAAGTATGTGGTAGCTGTCGTAAGAGATGTAACCGAGCGGAAAATGGCAGAGCAGCTCCTGGAAAATATCCTCGAAAGCGTGAATGCAGCAGTTTGGTCAACAGATAAGGATTTTAGCTATTTAACCTTTTGTTCTGAAAGTATTGAAAAAATATCAGGTATTCCCAGGCATGAACTCATGAATAGACCGATTCGTATGCATGACCACATTCACCCTGATGATAATCGTATGCTCATGGGGGAAGCAAAAGAAACGTTAGACAAGGGATTACCCGTGAACAAACTCATTCGTTTTATCCATATGGAAAAAGAAACAAAATGGGGTCAGTTAATCGTCCAACCCTACCTCGATAAGACAGGAGCAGTAGAACGACTTGATAGCATAATTTTAGACATCACGGAGAAAAAACGGTCGGAGCTTGTGATTGAAGAAAGCGAGCAAAGGTATAAGTCCTTATTTGAGAACAATTTAGATGGGGTATTTTCAATCGATTTACAAGCGAATTTTGTAAATGCCAACCAGGCTTTTGAAAAAATAACTGGTATTCAAATGGAACAGCTGCCAGATCGTTGTTTTATCGGGTTAATTCATGATGAAGATCATTTACCAGTGTTTCAAGTTCTTTCTGACGTGATCCAAAGGAGAGAGCCAGGAGATGTGGAATGCCGAATTGTTCGGTCTACTATTGGTGAACGAATTGTCCACATTACCTTTGTGCCTATCTTTCTTTTTGGAGAACTAAATGGTGTCCATGGAATCGTTAAGGATATTACGGAACGGAAACAGGAGGAGCGGGAACTCATCTTAAGCGAAGAAAGATACAAAACGCTCCAGCAAAGTATTAATCGTTTTTCTAATGACCTTGCCAATGTTATGAAGGTATCAGACTTAGAAAGTCGGCTTATCGATGAGGTACAGAGTGTCTTACCCGTGACGGATGCTTCCATTGAAGAAATACCAAGAGGTCAAGAACCGTATGACGGAGATTTGCATGAGAAGTGGATTAAAATTGGTGAGAAAGAACAGCTCATATACCTAAGGATTCGCTTCAAGGAAGTCTTGCTTAAAATGGAAGAGGAGTGGCTCGAAACAGCTGTTCACTATGTTACGATTCTCTATGATAATCTTCAATTCATTGAAGACCTAATGAAACGCATGGAGGATTTGGCTACTTATAATGAAACGCCTAAATGGATGTTACGACTTTTATTTAGACTGTCAGAAAAAGAAAGAGCGTCCCTGTCGAGTGACTTGCATGACACCGTTTTGCAAGATCTCATTATCTGGTATCGCAAGCTTGAATCCCTTCGTTCAACTTCTTTATTAAACAAGGAGATTAAAGAAGAATTGGTGCAAATTGAGGAGGGTTTATTGGATGCAATTCATCAAATTCGCATTACCTGTAATGAGTTACGACCCCCATTTCTTCTGAAAATGGGATTAGTAGAATCATTAAAGAGCCTCTTTTCATATGCACGGATGTTTTCCAATTATGAGATAGAATTTGATTCTGTAAGCATGCAAACCTCTCTTCATGAAGACCAAATTTTAGGGATATATCGAATTGTTCAAGAACTATTAAATAATGCAACGAAACACTCAAAGGCATCGAAAGTTACCATGAAGCTGGCAAGTAATCAGGAAAAGGTTTATTTTTCTTATGATGATAATGGGGTTGGAGTAGATTTATCTGGAATGGAAGGCTCCTTTAAACATATGGGTATTGCCGGTATTGAAAACAGAGTTCTTAGTTTAGATGGAGAGATAAGTGTACATTCCGCAACAGGGCAAGGTTTTCACGTGAATATTACCCTGCCAACTACAACAAAGCAAAAAGGTGATTACTATGGAAATATTGTTGGTTGA
- a CDS encoding ribonuclease J, which translates to MTRENALSIFALGGINEIGKNMYVVQYGDDIVIIDCGGKFPDESLLGIDLIIPDITYLEENREKIRALVVTHGHEDHIGGVPYFFKKLNVPIYATNFTLGLIELKLDEHRLMRDTKLIPVNADSKLEFGQVQVSFFKVSHSIPDCLGIVFHTPEGNVVHTGDFKFDLTPANNQYADIHKMAEIGRQGVLALISESTNAERTGLTPSERMVGSHMDEAFMKADGKIIVSTFASNVNRVQQVVDAAIKTNRKLALLGRSMVNVVDVAIERGYLTLPEGMLIEPREVDQLSPEKVAILCTGSQGEPMAALARLSSGNYRDVSIYPGDTVVLAASPIPGNEKDVSKIIDNLFQLGANVIYGSGSTTGMHVSGHGYQEDLKLMLTLMQPTYFIPIHGEYRMLHHHRLLAESIGVEKNNTFIIKNGDVVDIENGVARQTRRVPAGDTYVDGISVGDVGAIVLRDRKQLSEDGMVVIVLTLSKAERKIISGPDTITRGFVFVKNSEDLIKEVNQLVRKTVNDLQEENIRQWNVIKQNIKKAVGQYLFAQTKRKPMILPIIIEI; encoded by the coding sequence GTGACGAGAGAAAATGCCTTATCCATTTTCGCTTTAGGCGGAATTAATGAAATCGGAAAAAACATGTATGTTGTTCAGTACGGAGACGACATTGTGATTATCGACTGCGGTGGAAAGTTTCCTGATGAAAGTCTACTTGGAATTGATTTGATTATCCCAGATATTACTTATTTAGAAGAAAACAGGGAGAAAATACGCGCTTTAGTGGTGACCCATGGCCATGAGGATCATATCGGCGGTGTTCCTTATTTTTTTAAAAAATTAAACGTCCCTATCTATGCCACCAACTTCACCTTAGGTTTAATCGAATTAAAGTTAGATGAGCACCGATTAATGCGGGATACAAAACTCATCCCTGTTAATGCGGATTCAAAACTCGAGTTCGGGCAAGTCCAAGTGTCCTTTTTTAAAGTAAGCCACAGTATTCCTGACTGTCTTGGAATTGTTTTTCATACACCAGAGGGAAATGTGGTACATACTGGAGACTTCAAATTCGACTTGACTCCTGCCAATAATCAATATGCAGATATTCATAAAATGGCGGAAATCGGCCGCCAGGGTGTCTTGGCTCTTATTTCAGAAAGCACCAATGCCGAACGGACTGGGCTTACTCCATCCGAACGAATGGTAGGCAGTCATATGGATGAAGCTTTCATGAAGGCGGATGGGAAAATAATTGTTTCCACCTTTGCCTCAAATGTGAATCGCGTACAGCAGGTAGTTGATGCAGCCATCAAGACGAATCGGAAGCTGGCATTGCTTGGCCGGAGTATGGTCAATGTAGTGGATGTTGCGATTGAACGGGGATATTTAACGCTACCAGAAGGAATGTTGATTGAGCCACGTGAGGTCGACCAGTTATCTCCCGAAAAGGTGGCCATCCTTTGTACAGGAAGTCAAGGGGAACCAATGGCCGCACTTGCCCGACTTTCTAGCGGCAATTACCGGGATGTCTCTATTTACCCAGGTGATACGGTTGTTTTAGCCGCCTCCCCTATACCAGGGAACGAAAAGGATGTATCTAAAATCATCGACAACCTCTTTCAACTTGGAGCGAATGTGATTTATGGATCGGGGAGCACTACAGGCATGCATGTTTCTGGACATGGCTATCAGGAGGACTTGAAGCTGATGCTAACATTAATGCAGCCTACTTATTTCATTCCCATTCACGGGGAATATCGCATGCTGCACCATCATCGTTTATTAGCCGAATCCATTGGGGTTGAGAAAAACAATACCTTTATTATTAAAAATGGCGATGTTGTCGATATTGAAAACGGAGTGGCACGCCAGACACGAAGAGTACCAGCAGGTGATACTTACGTCGACGGCATAAGTGTTGGCGATGTTGGGGCGATTGTGTTGAGAGACCGGAAGCAGTTATCTGAAGATGGAATGGTCGTTATTGTTCTAACGTTAAGCAAAGCAGAGCGAAAAATCATTTCAGGTCCAGATACCATTACTCGGGGGTTTGTATTCGTAAAAAACTCAGAAGACCTCATCAAAGAAGTGAACCAGCTTGTTAGAAAGACAGTCAATGATCTACAAGAAGAAAATATTCGCCAATGGAATGTGATCAAACAAAATATCAAAAAGGCAGTCGGCCAATACCTTTTCGCACAAACCAAAAGAAAGCCAATGATCCTGCCTATTATTATTGAAATATAA
- a CDS encoding mechanosensitive ion channel family protein, which produces MSMDSFVLAISMSALDYDMLENLGISIGILLLFILFRNLFTKYVFQLILKLSRKTPTDFFTQIFLSFERPLGWAFIIVGLYVAMDYFPFVEQHNALFLKFLRSMVIVLITWGLFNLSSPTSGILISVNQKINNKIDLILLPFISRTIRVILIAISITIIGQEFNYDVNGLVAGLGLGGLAFALAAKEAVGNLIGGIVIVTEKPFSIGEWILTPSVEGTVEDINFRSTKVRTFSQALVTVPNSTLANEPITNWSRMGKRRINFHLGINYRTTKDQIVRVVQQIEEMLKNHEDIHPDTIMVAFDHYNESSLDILIYFFTNTIVWAEHVRIKHDINLQIMGILEEEGVEVAFPSRTIYVTPESTEVFQTVGSLD; this is translated from the coding sequence ATGTCTATGGATTCATTTGTATTGGCTATTTCAATGTCAGCATTAGACTATGATATGTTAGAAAATCTAGGAATTTCTATAGGGATTTTGCTGTTGTTTATTCTATTTAGAAATCTATTTACTAAGTATGTGTTTCAGTTGATTTTAAAGCTGTCTAGGAAGACACCAACTGATTTCTTTACGCAAATCTTTTTAAGTTTCGAACGTCCTTTAGGATGGGCATTTATTATTGTAGGTTTGTATGTGGCAATGGATTATTTCCCGTTTGTCGAACAACATAATGCGTTATTTTTAAAATTTTTACGTTCGATGGTCATTGTGTTAATAACATGGGGATTATTTAATTTGTCCTCTCCTACATCGGGGATTTTAATCAGTGTGAACCAGAAGATTAACAATAAAATTGATTTAATACTTCTCCCGTTTATTTCAAGAACCATCCGTGTCATCCTGATTGCAATTAGTATTACAATTATCGGTCAGGAGTTTAATTATGACGTTAATGGCTTGGTTGCCGGTCTTGGATTAGGGGGTCTGGCATTTGCTTTGGCTGCTAAAGAAGCGGTAGGAAATCTGATTGGCGGAATCGTCATTGTCACAGAGAAACCTTTTTCAATTGGAGAATGGATTTTAACACCGAGCGTGGAGGGGACAGTAGAGGATATTAACTTTCGGAGCACGAAGGTGAGAACGTTTAGTCAGGCACTCGTTACCGTTCCGAATTCAACCTTGGCAAACGAACCGATTACCAACTGGAGCCGTATGGGCAAACGACGGATCAATTTCCACTTAGGTATTAACTATAGAACCACTAAAGACCAAATTGTAAGAGTGGTTCAACAAATCGAAGAGATGTTAAAGAATCATGAGGATATTCATCCCGATACGATCATGGTTGCATTCGATCATTATAATGAAAGCAGTCTCGATATTCTTATCTATTTCTTCACCAATACAATCGTTTGGGCAGAACACGTAAGAATCAAACATGATATCAACTTGCAAATTATGGGGATCTTAGAGGAAGAGGGCGTAGAAGTTGCATTCCCAAGCCGCACAATTTACGTCACTCCAGAATCAACAGAAGTATTTCAAACCGTGGGTTCTCTAGATTAA
- a CDS encoding M20/M25/M40 family metallo-hydrolase, which produces MKKRKLVSLIIIALLLLFIIVTGVNTLTLKSKQPSPKPFKTAIDQDEAVAHLSKAITFKTVSYQDRSKFDFNEFRKFIDFLQESFPAVYKNLEFERVNDYALVYKWKGTDSSKLPVGLTSHYDVVPVLSGTEANWEQDPFSGKVVDGKIWGRGTLDDKIGVIGILQAVDYLLGEGFKPDRDMYFMFGFDEEIGGDEGASVIVNTLKKRGVTFDYVLDEGGAIVENMVPGVKQPVGVVGISEKGSATAELTIEGSGGHSSQPKDHTNIGRISSAISKLEDTQFKGDLRGPGEDMFEFVAPEMSFGMKYVFANKTIFEPVIERILLQQPASAALIRTTIAPTIFQAGEQYNALPEKASAIINLRVMPGDSLRGIKSFIEDTIDDKDIEVKITGTEASKVSSVDGWQFKSIQQAARNVYQDAVIAPYLMFAGSDARQYDPIAKNTYRFLARANHI; this is translated from the coding sequence ATGAAAAAGAGAAAACTCGTTTCACTTATAATCATTGCTTTATTACTTTTGTTTATTATTGTAACCGGCGTTAACACTCTGACCTTAAAGTCCAAACAGCCCTCACCTAAGCCATTCAAAACCGCAATTGACCAGGATGAAGCAGTCGCACACCTGTCGAAAGCCATTACGTTTAAAACTGTTTCCTACCAAGACCGCAGTAAATTTGATTTTAATGAGTTTCGTAAGTTTATTGATTTTTTACAAGAGAGCTTTCCAGCCGTCTATAAAAATCTCGAATTTGAAAGAGTGAACGATTATGCCCTCGTTTATAAGTGGAAAGGCACTGATTCTAGCAAACTTCCTGTTGGTTTAACGAGCCATTATGATGTCGTTCCCGTATTATCTGGGACCGAAGCCAATTGGGAGCAGGACCCTTTCAGCGGCAAGGTAGTCGACGGGAAGATTTGGGGCCGGGGGACATTGGATGACAAAATTGGTGTCATCGGTATTTTACAAGCAGTCGATTATTTATTAGGTGAAGGGTTTAAGCCGGACCGCGACATGTATTTCATGTTTGGCTTTGATGAGGAAATTGGCGGTGATGAAGGAGCAAGCGTCATTGTAAATACCTTAAAAAAGAGAGGAGTTACCTTTGACTACGTGTTAGACGAAGGTGGTGCAATCGTTGAAAACATGGTTCCTGGTGTGAAGCAGCCAGTCGGTGTCGTCGGTATCTCCGAAAAGGGATCGGCCACTGCTGAACTAACGATAGAAGGCAGCGGCGGACACTCGTCACAGCCGAAGGACCATACCAACATTGGCCGCATTTCCAGCGCGATTAGTAAATTGGAAGATACCCAGTTTAAAGGCGACCTGAGGGGCCCAGGAGAAGACATGTTTGAATTTGTTGCCCCTGAAATGAGCTTTGGGATGAAATATGTATTTGCTAACAAAACGATCTTTGAACCGGTCATTGAAAGGATTTTATTACAGCAGCCAGCTTCCGCTGCGTTAATTCGAACAACCATTGCCCCAACGATTTTTCAGGCGGGTGAACAATACAATGCCTTACCGGAAAAAGCTTCTGCCATTATCAACCTTAGGGTGATGCCTGGTGATTCTTTAAGAGGAATAAAGAGTTTTATAGAAGATACGATTGACGACAAAGACATTGAGGTGAAAATTACAGGCACCGAGGCCTCAAAAGTATCATCCGTGGACGGCTGGCAGTTCAAATCGATCCAGCAGGCAGCAAGAAATGTGTATCAAGATGCGGTTATTGCACCATATCTCATGTTTGCCGGCTCCGATGCACGACAATATGACCCGATTGCGAAAAATACTTATCGTTTTCTTGCCCGTGCAAATCACATCTGA
- a CDS encoding LacI family DNA-binding transcriptional regulator, which translates to MTNIRDLAKMAGVSVTTVSRVLNHHPYVSEDKRKAVLDAIEHTNYQQNINAVHLSMGKTFLVGVVVPYIDHPYFSLLVKGIASEALENHYKLVLFQTNYVESRELEALQMLKQKQIDALIICSRKTNWTTISDYLAFGPIILCEDTRGRPVSSTFVDHYKSFMTALDYLFKKGHRNIGYCIGRKSGKNSFYREKAFKDFVTKHDLPFNPAHIFDHCMHFEDGERVIERIGGMAEPPSALLVTSDEVAAGIVTCAQTRGISIPDDLALIGFNNQPIAKMMNITTMEIPLVEIGKKLFLQGINADQQVTHQEIPVTLMERNTV; encoded by the coding sequence ATGACAAACATTAGGGACCTCGCCAAAATGGCTGGTGTTTCTGTGACTACGGTGTCTCGCGTGTTAAATCATCATCCATATGTGAGTGAGGATAAGCGAAAAGCGGTACTAGATGCCATTGAACACACGAATTATCAGCAAAATATTAATGCTGTCCATTTAAGTATGGGGAAAACCTTTCTTGTTGGTGTCGTTGTTCCTTATATTGACCATCCCTATTTCTCGTTGTTAGTAAAAGGAATAGCAAGTGAAGCGCTGGAAAACCATTACAAACTCGTTCTCTTCCAAACAAACTATGTGGAGTCGCGGGAATTAGAAGCTTTACAAATGCTGAAGCAAAAACAAATAGATGCACTAATCATTTGTTCACGAAAAACCAACTGGACGACGATCTCTGATTACCTGGCTTTTGGACCGATTATTTTATGTGAAGATACAAGAGGGAGGCCCGTTTCCTCGACCTTTGTGGACCACTATAAAAGTTTTATGACGGCCCTAGACTATTTATTTAAAAAAGGGCATCGCAATATTGGTTATTGTATTGGTCGAAAATCGGGTAAGAACAGCTTTTATCGAGAAAAGGCATTTAAAGATTTTGTCACGAAACATGATTTGCCTTTTAATCCTGCTCATATTTTTGACCACTGTATGCATTTTGAGGATGGGGAACGGGTGATTGAGCGGATTGGAGGAATGGCTGAACCCCCATCTGCACTGTTGGTGACCAGTGATGAAGTCGCAGCAGGAATTGTTACCTGTGCCCAAACTCGAGGGATATCAATCCCAGACGACCTTGCTCTTATCGGTTTCAACAACCAGCCGATTGCCAAGATGATGAATATCACCACAATGGAGATTCCGCTTGTGGAAATAGGTAAAAAACTCTTCTTACAAGGTATTAACGCTGATCAACAGGTAACTCATCAAGAAATACCAGTTACCTTAATGGAACGGAACACAGTCTAA